In one window of uncultured Sphaerochaeta sp. DNA:
- a CDS encoding nicotinate phosphoribosyltransferase, with product MQISALTTDFYELTMMQGYFSNKHNPNVVFDMFYRTNPFEGGYVVFAGLHELIDKLESICFSEEDIAYLESLGKFTPDFLSYLADYRFKGDLYAMEEGTVVFPGEPLLRIHTDLIEAQLIEGLLLNTLNFQSLIATKASRMSLASKQGLLMEFGLRRAQGSDGALSASRAAFIGGCQVTSNTLAGKQYNIPVAGTMAHSWIMSFSSELESFRAYAELYPDNTVLLIDTYDTLGSGIDNAIIVGLEQKQKGKKIGVRIDSGDLSYLPRVIRKRLDAAGLDDATIVVSNDLTEAIVQTLVLDGVPIDSWGIGTHLVTGGSQSSLNGVYKLAAKQGDDGVFIPTMKISNSFEKTTNPGIKQVYRFSDDEAGSIADLITLDKEKITLGRKYVFYHPFAEADFFEMQSSRYTHLRPLINQQMKGGKRLGEKPSLQEIQRYVQKELETFHKSYLRQINPHIYKVSLSAKLKKLKMDLLVAQRKRTKEGL from the coding sequence ATGCAGATCAGCGCACTAACAACCGACTTCTATGAGTTGACCATGATGCAGGGCTACTTCTCGAATAAGCATAACCCGAATGTAGTCTTCGATATGTTCTACCGTACAAACCCATTTGAGGGAGGGTATGTGGTTTTTGCAGGTCTCCATGAATTGATAGACAAGCTTGAATCAATATGCTTCAGCGAAGAGGATATCGCGTATCTTGAAAGCTTGGGTAAGTTCACTCCTGACTTTCTCTCCTATCTGGCAGACTATCGCTTCAAAGGGGATCTGTATGCCATGGAAGAAGGTACGGTGGTCTTTCCAGGAGAGCCGCTGCTCCGCATCCATACCGACCTGATCGAGGCACAGTTGATTGAGGGGTTGTTGCTCAACACCCTCAATTTCCAGAGCCTTATTGCTACAAAAGCCTCCAGAATGTCTCTTGCAAGCAAACAGGGACTTCTGATGGAGTTCGGCCTGAGAAGAGCACAAGGCAGTGATGGTGCGCTTTCAGCCAGCAGGGCTGCATTCATTGGTGGCTGCCAGGTCACCAGCAATACCCTTGCAGGAAAGCAGTACAACATCCCGGTTGCAGGAACCATGGCCCACTCATGGATCATGAGTTTCTCTAGCGAGCTGGAGTCCTTCCGTGCCTACGCAGAGCTCTATCCTGACAACACGGTGCTCTTGATCGACACCTATGATACGCTTGGCTCCGGCATAGACAATGCCATCATCGTTGGATTGGAACAGAAGCAAAAAGGAAAGAAGATTGGGGTGAGAATCGACAGTGGGGACCTCTCCTACCTCCCTCGAGTTATCAGAAAACGATTGGATGCAGCAGGACTTGATGATGCAACCATCGTGGTCTCAAACGACTTGACTGAGGCGATTGTGCAAACCCTGGTTCTTGATGGGGTTCCCATCGACAGCTGGGGAATTGGGACGCATCTGGTCACCGGTGGTTCACAGTCCTCCTTGAATGGGGTGTATAAACTTGCTGCAAAGCAAGGAGATGATGGAGTTTTCATCCCGACCATGAAGATTTCAAATAGTTTCGAGAAGACCACCAACCCAGGCATCAAACAGGTCTACCGCTTCAGTGATGACGAGGCTGGTTCTATTGCTGACCTGATCACACTGGATAAGGAAAAGATCACCTTGGGAAGAAAGTATGTTTTCTACCATCCTTTCGCTGAGGCTGACTTCTTTGAGATGCAGAGTAGTAGATATACCCATCTGAGACCGCTAATCAACCAGCAGATGAAGGGAGGCAAGAGATTGGGGGAGAAACCAAGCCTCCAGGAGATCCAGAGGTATGTGCAGAAGGAACTTGAAACGTTCCATAAAAGCTATTTGCGACAGATCAACCCACATATCTACAAGGTCAGTCTCTCTGCCAAGCTGAAAAAACTGAAGATGGATCTTTTGGTTGCTCAAAGAAAGAGGACCAAGGAAGGACTATAG
- the proB gene encoding glutamate 5-kinase, translated as MMRDFSSVRRVVVKVGTNLLSCESGIDEGCIDVIVDQLAQLRSLGYQVLLVSSGAIGMGAKELSLKGPVKQVPMRQACASIGQPLLMSSYRRSFKRHGMVCSQILLTRNDLNNRLTYVNLRNSVFTLLDLGVIPIFNENDVVSTAEIGTAFVDNDRMSAMVASKIDADLLVILTDITGLYTADPKKDKEAVLLSDITSLDATILSYAGGAGSTHSTGGMKTKLLAAKIARMAGCTTIIASGYEETVLSRLLTGEVIGTCIHSVKRLSQRQRWILYNSHLGSIVIDDGAKKALIAKKSLLPKGIVSVEGVFGAGDVVQICTNDGKPFAKAVPYYNSTEIAAVAGHSSKDIHKIIKEGHKGVIFRPEDLVLLSDDD; from the coding sequence ATGATGAGGGACTTTTCATCAGTACGCAGGGTCGTGGTAAAAGTAGGAACCAATCTGCTCAGTTGTGAGAGTGGAATTGATGAGGGTTGCATCGATGTAATAGTCGATCAATTGGCTCAGTTGCGATCGCTTGGGTATCAGGTGCTCTTGGTCTCCAGTGGAGCAATCGGAATGGGAGCAAAGGAGCTCTCGCTCAAGGGACCCGTCAAACAGGTACCGATGCGTCAGGCTTGTGCGTCCATAGGACAGCCTCTGCTCATGTCCAGCTATCGCCGTTCCTTCAAGCGACATGGAATGGTATGTTCCCAGATCCTTTTAACACGTAATGATCTGAACAACCGTCTTACCTACGTGAATCTCAGGAACAGCGTCTTTACGTTGTTGGACCTTGGGGTAATCCCGATTTTCAACGAGAACGATGTGGTAAGTACCGCTGAGATTGGAACAGCCTTTGTTGACAATGACAGGATGAGCGCCATGGTTGCCAGCAAGATCGATGCAGATCTTTTGGTCATCCTCACCGATATTACCGGGTTATACACTGCTGATCCGAAGAAAGATAAGGAAGCAGTGTTGCTTAGTGACATCACTTCCCTTGATGCTACCATCCTTTCCTATGCCGGAGGAGCTGGTTCTACGCATTCAACTGGAGGAATGAAAACAAAGCTGCTTGCTGCAAAGATAGCGAGAATGGCTGGTTGTACCACCATTATTGCCAGTGGTTATGAAGAGACCGTACTTTCCCGTCTTCTGACCGGCGAGGTGATAGGCACGTGCATACACAGTGTGAAACGATTGAGCCAACGGCAACGTTGGATTCTCTATAACTCCCATCTCGGATCCATTGTGATTGATGATGGGGCGAAAAAGGCGCTTATTGCGAAGAAGAGCCTGCTCCCCAAGGGTATTGTATCAGTGGAAGGAGTTTTTGGTGCCGGCGATGTAGTGCAGATCTGTACAAACGATGGGAAACCCTTTGCGAAGGCTGTCCCTTACTATAATAGTACTGAGATAGCTGCAGTGGCTGGCCATAGCAGCAAGGACATCCATAAGATTATCAAAGAAGGGCATAAGGGTGTGATCTTCCGCCCTGAGGACTTGGTGTTGTTAAGCGATGATGACTAA
- a CDS encoding N-acetylmuramoyl-L-alanine amidase, which translates to MKRQILIILLLMVASLGLFGAADPFSYPLGTVIIDAGHGGHDPGATNAWSFAGGTIYEKDLTLDIAKRLHALLAVSHPHLQLVMTRSDDEFLSLEERCSIAYRTHLQPQTSSLFISIHVNSASSNQATGFEILTKEQDKRVTLLDAYTPIENIPLFASHSQLSLNRLLNQRNLVVASVFEQALNGSLVTSRNRGIKERDLWVLNGSRMPAVLVEVGFLSNEEDARNLVSPQWRQRMAQILAQAVEECL; encoded by the coding sequence GTGAAACGTCAGATTCTGATCATCCTTCTCCTCATGGTGGCCTCGCTGGGGTTGTTTGGTGCAGCTGATCCGTTCTCTTACCCCTTGGGAACGGTAATCATTGATGCAGGCCACGGAGGACATGATCCAGGGGCAACCAATGCATGGAGTTTTGCTGGTGGTACCATTTACGAGAAAGATCTTACCTTGGACATAGCCAAACGTCTTCATGCCTTGTTGGCAGTCTCCCACCCCCATTTACAGCTTGTCATGACTCGCTCGGATGATGAATTCCTCTCTCTGGAAGAGCGATGTAGTATCGCCTATAGGACTCATCTCCAACCGCAAACAAGTTCCCTTTTTATTTCCATTCATGTGAACAGTGCTTCAAGCAATCAGGCTACGGGTTTTGAGATACTGACGAAGGAACAGGATAAGCGGGTGACGTTGCTTGACGCCTACACCCCGATTGAGAATATCCCTCTCTTTGCGTCACACTCCCAACTCTCCTTGAACCGGCTGCTGAATCAGCGGAACCTGGTGGTCGCTTCTGTTTTCGAGCAGGCCCTGAACGGTTCGTTGGTGACCAGTCGTAATCGTGGTATAAAAGAACGTGACCTTTGGGTGCTCAATGGCTCCAGAATGCCTGCGGTATTGGTGGAGGTTGGCTTTCTTTCCAATGAAGAGGATGCGAGAAACCTGGTGTCTCCCCAGTGGAGGCAAAGAATGGCCCAGATCTTGGCCCAAGCAGTAGAAGAATGCTTGTAG
- a CDS encoding glutamate-5-semialdehyde dehydrogenase → MESTYLQQSIRSLRKSAKRLASSTEKERNQLLQMIGEGLRRDWESIKDANERDILQAKESGQREALVKRLVFNDEKLHTSLLGLEQVASLPDPIGSIKQRRELDEGLLLEQIVVPIGVIGMIFEARPDALIQIASLCLKSGNGIILKGGKEAFQTNTVLVESIKKSCESSRLGSEWLLLLESHSDVDTMLGMEGDIDLLIPRGSNAFVRYVMDNTSIPVLGHADGICHLYIDAKADITKAVEIAFDAKTQYPAACNAIETVLVHKEIAPRVLPLLAERFSEAGVIIHGDEQTCKSIDCIPYQEGDWKKEYLALEINIHVVESLSEAINHIETYGSHHSDAIVSEDDDSVRTFFTGVDSADVFANCSTRFADGFRFGLGSEVGISTAKIHARGPVGLEGLMTTKYLVRGSGQVVSSYTKDGGRSFSHQDLPLDGPSMLGEEVL, encoded by the coding sequence ATGGAATCAACATACTTGCAACAGAGCATTCGTTCACTGAGAAAGAGTGCCAAACGCCTCGCCTCCAGTACGGAAAAAGAACGCAACCAGCTTCTCCAAATGATCGGGGAGGGTTTGCGTCGTGACTGGGAATCCATCAAGGATGCGAATGAGAGAGATATTCTCCAAGCGAAAGAATCAGGGCAGAGAGAAGCCCTGGTGAAACGACTGGTTTTCAATGATGAGAAGCTGCATACATCCCTGCTTGGGTTGGAACAAGTAGCCTCCCTTCCAGATCCAATAGGCAGCATCAAGCAACGAAGAGAGCTTGATGAAGGGCTTCTGCTCGAACAGATTGTCGTTCCGATCGGCGTCATAGGTATGATTTTTGAAGCACGACCAGATGCCTTGATCCAGATTGCATCACTCTGCCTCAAGAGTGGCAATGGCATCATTCTCAAGGGCGGAAAGGAAGCATTCCAGACCAATACTGTCCTGGTGGAATCAATCAAGAAAAGCTGTGAGTCCTCCAGACTTGGATCTGAATGGCTTTTGTTGCTGGAAAGCCATAGTGATGTTGATACGATGCTGGGCATGGAAGGGGATATTGACCTCTTGATCCCACGTGGTTCCAATGCCTTTGTACGCTACGTCATGGATAATACCTCCATCCCCGTATTGGGGCATGCTGATGGGATTTGCCACCTCTACATTGATGCCAAGGCTGATATCACCAAGGCAGTGGAAATTGCCTTTGATGCAAAGACCCAATACCCTGCAGCCTGTAATGCCATTGAGACAGTTTTGGTGCATAAAGAAATAGCTCCTCGCGTCCTTCCTTTGCTTGCAGAGCGTTTCTCTGAGGCTGGGGTTATCATCCATGGGGATGAGCAGACCTGTAAGAGTATTGACTGTATCCCCTATCAGGAAGGGGATTGGAAGAAAGAATACCTAGCCCTGGAAATCAATATCCATGTAGTGGAATCCCTCTCAGAGGCGATCAACCATATTGAAACCTACGGTTCGCATCACAGTGATGCCATTGTCAGTGAAGATGATGACTCGGTGAGAACTTTCTTTACCGGTGTTGATTCAGCAGATGTCTTTGCCAATTGTTCCACCAGATTTGCTGATGGGTTCCGCTTCGGCCTTGGATCCGAGGTTGGCATCAGTACGGCAAAGATCCATGCACGGGGACCTGTTGGCTTGGAAGGACTGATGACAACCAAATATCTCGTCAGGGGGAGTGGCCAGGTGGTTTCCTCCTATACCAAGGATGGGGGTCGGAGTTTTTCCCATCAGGACTTGCCCTTGGATGGGCCGTCAATGCTTGGTGAAGAGGTTCTATGA
- a CDS encoding GyrI-like domain-containing protein, whose protein sequence is MGIGVGRKSLYKAKETPSLVIVPSVPYLIIDGEGNSNEEGYTLATQLLFSLHDLLCNRVGVVETPFLECVWTAQEIENREPWSWSAMIVEPQGVTESMFEEARDELAFKQGTPTLDLYRSSIEDGLCVTLLHSGPFNFEGKSFQMMNAYCKEHNLVRSGRSHREIYLDHPKRKIRDDLKTLLRLPVREL, encoded by the coding sequence ATGGGTATTGGAGTAGGGCGAAAGTCTCTCTATAAAGCAAAAGAGACTCCTTCCTTGGTTATTGTTCCCTCGGTTCCGTATCTGATCATTGATGGTGAGGGAAACTCGAATGAAGAAGGGTACACGCTTGCTACCCAGTTGCTTTTTTCCTTGCATGACCTTCTCTGCAACCGGGTTGGGGTGGTGGAGACTCCTTTTTTGGAGTGCGTATGGACGGCACAGGAAATTGAGAATCGGGAACCATGGAGTTGGTCGGCAATGATAGTGGAGCCTCAAGGAGTGACAGAGTCAATGTTTGAGGAAGCCAGGGATGAGTTGGCCTTCAAGCAAGGTACCCCTACCTTGGATCTCTATCGCTCCAGTATTGAGGATGGACTGTGTGTTACGCTTCTCCATTCAGGTCCATTCAACTTTGAAGGAAAAAGTTTCCAGATGATGAATGCGTATTGCAAGGAGCACAATTTAGTACGTAGTGGAAGGTCTCACCGTGAAATCTACCTTGACCATCCTAAAAGGAAGATCCGGGACGATTTGAAAACCCTGCTCCGACTTCCTGTACGAGAACTATAG